DNA sequence from the Tachysurus vachellii isolate PV-2020 chromosome 16, HZAU_Pvac_v1, whole genome shotgun sequence genome:
GTAGCTACGTTATTAACTCTGTTGATTGACCGACAGACTACTCTGTGACGGCCAACTCTCGCATCGTCGTGGTGACGGCCGGCGTCCGTCAGCAGGAGGGCGAAAGCCGCCTCAACCTGGTGCAGAGGAACGTCAACATCTTCAAGCACATCATCCCTCAGATCGTCAAACACAGTCCCAACTGCATCCTCATCGTCGTCTCCAACCCGGGTGAGACCCAATTCCAGAACACTACTACACAATTAAACTcgaatgttaaaaagaaaatcatccGTAACACGATAAATTCTTAAAACTGCCCTAAAAATATAAGAACAAATTCCCCCAAAATTTCTTCACCACtgtagaaagagaaaatgtagtTATAAGTCTACAAAGGGAAATTAAATATATAGGAAAAAAATCCTATTAGTGCCTTTCTAAGAATGAGAAGGTAATAATTATTTAgtaattgattcattttcagcctcagtaccaccaccatgcttcaaactgaagaaactttttttttatgaatcatTTCGGACCAAACGCACGACCGGTTAGTGTTTTGGAGAACATGTTGTGTAAAGCTGTTGATTTTAATTCCCACACAGTGGACATCATGACGTACGTGACGTGGAAGCTCAGCGGCCTTCCCAAGCACCGCGTCATCGGCAGCGGCACCAACCTGGACACGGCTCGGTTCCGCTTCATCATGGCCGAGAAGCTGGGCATCCACGCCAGCAGCTTCAACGGCTACGTCCTGGGAGAACACGGAGACTCCAGTGGTGAGGCTCTGAGACACACGCGGGGGTAGATGGCGGTTagggagatgatgatgatgatgatgttgatgatagTGCAAGTTTCCGATTTTATGCAGTACTTCACTAttgtagatgaaaatgaagtCTTCCTGGTTCCTGTGCTCCTCAGTGCCTGTATGGAGCGGCGCTAACGTCGCCGGAGTGAACCTGCAGAAGCTCAACCCGGCCATCGGGACCGATGCGGACAGCGAGAACTGGAAGGAGGCTCACAAGATGGTGGTGGACAGGTATGAATGTAAATGAAGAAATAACTATAGAGAAGATGAGCACGTGCTAACCAAACCGATTAACGGATTTTACACTCGTATCTCGAACGCAGAtggaactaaataaataaataaatagatagatagataaaagggaaaaaaatctgcttttgatgataaaattaattgaattaaataaatgatatggGTCTTAATGCAGATAGTTAAATAACACAGCTAGTTATAATATTGTAGCTATTAACACAGTGAAGCTCATTATAATAACGTAGCGATACGTTTTAGACTTTTAATGATTCACTGTTTGTGACCGAATCTGATTCAGTCGGATTTAGATTCAGTGTTTAAACGATTCGTTGTTGACGTCACTGAATCAGCTCTGATTTTCGGGTCATGATGTGTTGTGTGCGGTACGATTAGCATCGGTGGGACGTCATGTGACTTTGTTTACACGTTAAAATCAAAACAGTGACTGATGAAGATCAAAACGTTTGTAAACATCAGGCATGAAGCAAGACACGACCTTTACTTTAACCCATGATGGACTTTGTCCTTCACAAACAGGACGAGTCCCTTGTCTGATTTCTGTCCCAATTACACAACCTCCACGTGTGCAGCTAAACAAACCCCTTCCTCTGGATCGGACAGGTCTGAGGTGGCGTCAGACTCACTGACCGGAGAATATCCTTGTTTATTTCCcttaatgaaagtgtgtgtgtgtgtgtgtgtggtcacagTGCCTATGAGGTGATTAAGCTGAAGGGTTACACTAACTGGGCCATTGGAATGAGCGTCGCTGATCTGACTGAGAGCCTGGTGAAGAACCTGAGCAGAGTCCATCCTGTCTCCACCATGGTCAAGgtgagacgcacacacacgcatacacacactgctgtttagACGTCGTTTTCGATTGTTTTGAAGTTCGAGGTGGAGATGTTCTGgctgatctgtgtgtatatttgatGACCTACAGCTCCACCTAGTGGTCAAATCAGGTATCTTTAGAATTAGATTTGAATGTGACCCAAAGGCAACATGTGGAGAACAGGATCCAGCTCTAACCccatatatttctgtatattctACCACATCGCAGTTACATTAGTCATCTTCAGGaccgaggtgtgtgtgtgtttagggcaTGTACGGGATCGGTGATGAGGTTTATCTCAGCCTGCCCTGCGTCCTGAACTCCAGCGGTGTGACCAGTGTGATCAACATGACCCTGAGTGACGGTGAGGTCGGGCAGCTCAGGAAGAGCGCTGACACTCTGTGGAACATCCAGAAAGACCTGAAGGACCTGTGAAGTCCTCCTGTAGCggccaaacacacagacacacacttctaaCACCCCCACTTAACACATAGATGTAGGAAGTggatatatttttgtgtttttcactttCATTGTTTAAGCTCTGaatcctttctttccttctgtgGCGTGAATAACGTTCTGTAACGTCAGTTTTTCACAAATCTATAGAAGCGAAGGAGTTTTGTAGTCTTTCTGGAACCAGACTGAAATATAGCGATATATTTCCCTAAAAAACTAAATCTgagtcaaaaataaatacatcattcaTTAAATCCTAAttcttgtgtttgtgatttttttccccgtCTTGACACACACTAGAcacttaaattaaattcaacatctaagtaaataaataggaaCGAGTTTAATgttggaaaacaaaacaaaaatacaaaacatacacatgATGAAAAGAGTGCAGAACAAATCTGTGTTTAATAAACAGGCCAAAAATGTCCATCACAACAAGAGCTCCAGTTTATCCAGCTCATAGGAATTGcacttgtttgtgtgtctgtgtgtgtgtgtgtgtgaatgatgtctgtatgtgtgtatggtgtgtgtgtgtgtgtgtgtgtgtgaatgatgtctgtatgtgtgtgtgtgaatgatgtatgatgtgtgtgtgtgtgtgtgtgtgtgtgtctgtgtctgtcttgtaaatgatgtctgtgtgtgtgtgtctgtgaatgatgtgtgtgtctgtctgtcttgtatgtgtgtgtgaatgatgtctgtactgtatgtgtgtgtgaatgtctgtgtctgtcgtgtgtgtgtgtgtgtgtgtgtgtgtgtgtgtgaatgatgtctgtatgtgtgtgtaaatggtgtgtgtgtgaatgatgtgtgtgaatgattttgtgtgtgtgtgtgaatggtgtctgtgtctgtcttgtgtgtgtgtgtgtgtgtgtgtgtgtgtgtttatgatttcATGACCCCTCCTCCAGTTCTCTCACAAACAGCAGAAGTGGGAGAATCTTCCTCATTCTGTGGCTTTTTAATCTTCCGTCTCTCTTCCCGAAGCGCAGCCCGAACGGGTTGTAGTTAAATTTGCTGCGAGTTAAACGATGCTTGCAGGAAATGTGGCTCTCAGAATCCTTCTCTTTTAACAAGAAGCAAATCCTGTCGTCTTCTGAGGTGCTGCGCTCGTCCATGTCTCTCTGATCCGTTTCTCCAAGTCCGGGGAACTCTACAAAAAGTCCAGGGGACAATAtcagctttataaataaataaacttcatcttttataaacactttattttagggaacACGTAAAACACCTGAATTAAAACACTGCTCATGTTTAATTCGGAATGTTTCTAGTATGGcattttataatgatttttttttaaagaatatatttaCTGGATTTTCACCaccaacacaaataaataaataaataaataaacaaataaattcacattTGGTTTGAATTAATCCTCTGTTTAAGACTTTTAGGTTCTCAGTCTTCtacatttaatgtattttaagagttaataaaagatgaataaataatagatCCTCCATATAATTAATCTAGAATTTATTCCTCATTAATTAAATCCATTTCTAGTCTCTAAgtaataaaagtaaagtaaaaaaataaaagttggatacaccctggacggagtgccaacccatcacacacacacacacacacacactctcattcgctcacacactacggacaattttccagagatgccaatcaacctaccatgcatgtctttgaaccgggggaggaaaccggagtacccggaggaaacccccgaggcacggggagaacatgcaaactccacacacacaaggtggaggcgggaatcgaaccccaaccctgaaggtgtgaggggaacgtgctaaccaccgtgccccctcagtCACTTTCTCATTTGATATAAATTTAGAaattcagaaaaagaaagatttaaacagaaaaaatatataatattattatgtgCCCCCCTCTTACTTTACCGTGTCCCCCTCTTACTTtactatttttctttattttttacatcataTCTACTCTGATACTTTTTTGTCTGCTGCATTATATATTTCAATTCGCtttatcagtttatttatatttatttatctctaacatctatctctaatgatcaagcccgaggtgacagtggtgaggaaaaactccctgagatgatgtgaggaagaaggaaccagactcagaagtgaacctcatcctcactgaatctaaataatgtcatttctataacagtttctagtccagtggaattgtgtgaCCAGGTCAGAGTCGTTACtgatttaacactaattcctttaaACCGACTGTGAAATCTGTTCGcattcagttttattatttagagtTGAGATTAATGCacttttaattaacttttatttatttaattaatgtattattaatattatctcAGCTTGTCTTTGACAGTTGAAGCCTGGAGAAATAGgtatgattgattgattgattgattgattgattgattgattgattgattgattgattgagtcTGTGCTTAAATAGCCTCATATTCCTTGGCTGGtaggagaggaacctgatgtggtctccTGCTCCTGAAAGCTCATCTACTTCAAGGTTTGATGTGCTGCAGATTTCTCTCTTATCTCTGTTTAAAAGACGtttctacaaaacaaaacagaactttCTCTCACAGgattcttttagtttttttgcaccattctgtgttgtgtaaaaatcccAGCAGTTCCTTAAATACTCCAACCGAGGCATCTGGCACCAACACCCATGCTGTGAAAATGCCTTTATTTTGATGTTAAATGTGAAGAGTATCTGAAGCTCTTGATGCCTATCTGCATAATTGTACACATCCTGCTGCTGCTACACGATTGGCTGATTATATCACTGCAGAAACGTGCTataaggtgttcctaataaagtggacgttGATTATATATGCTAATGTGTTTAATTAGTTCCTACACAGCAAGAAGAATCTACAGCAGGGAAAAATATGaaatcctaattttttttttgttctgggaaaaaagaaaaaaggggacACTAtaaaaaattttacttttttttttagatttttattatttaaaaaaaatagagctTTTAAATTTCGAAGCTTGTTTGATATTTAATGACACAGTCgctttctcattcattcattcattcattcattttctaccgcttatccgaactacctcgggtcacggggagcctgtgcctatctcatgcgtcatcgggcatcaaggcaggatacaccctggacggagtgccaacccatcgcagggcacacacacacactctcattcactcacgcaatcacacactatggacaattttccagagatgccaatcaacctaccatgcatgtctttggaccggggaaggaaaccggagtacccggaggaaacccccgaggcacggggagaacatgcaaactccacacacacaaggcggaggcgggaatcaaacccccaaccctggaggtgtgaggcgaacgtactaaccactaagccaccgtgcccccctcagtcACTTTCTCATTTGATGTAAATTTAGAaattcagaaaaagaaagatttaaacagaaaaaatatataatattatgatgttaatttattatatagaaattaaaatgactCCTGATGGTTTTGTTCCAAACCCGAATCATGATATTTCTAAACGTTTTCTTCACTATAAaattaaaacttaaataaattcCTAAACTCTTGTATTAGTACAGAATCAgaggtgtgttgtgttaaagtgaataataaatgttttattagatgAGATTATGTGCAGTTATGTTTTGGTTAAATACTTGGTAGTGCTAATCCACTGCCTTCACAgtcatttaaacaattaaaataaatttcagaCCTCAAACTATTCCATTTTatgtttctctttcatttttacatgaaaagctttaataaatcattaatctGCAGCTTGGGTTCTTTCTAAAGACATTTTCTACTCATTTTTGGGTCATTTTGATTCTGTCTAATTTACAGTGAATAATCTACACTTGTCTAATTTGCTCGATATTATTACAACACACAATGAGAACGTGACGATGATGCGTCTAAATTTGtccataaaataaaaagtctccAAAAtcttttttgtccattttctcctcttccCAGCTAAAAGCCACACCTAAAGAAGCTACTTCCACTCcagtagattttttattttttatctctgGACTTCTActgataatatttatttatgatatatatatatatatatatatatatatatatatatatatatatatatatatatatatatatatatatatatataagatgtgAATTTAGATGCTTAATATGAGTttatttatgatatatatatatatatttatcataaATAAACTCATATTAAGCATCTAAATTCACATCTTTCCTTAAATTCTCCATGTTGGACCTTGGTgtccaaattattattattattattattattattattattattattattattattagtagtagtagtagtagtagtagtagtagtagtagtagtattaataattttaattacataatatataaagtaataCAGTTAATACAtaacttttatttaacttaattacttatttcttattattacttaattcattcattcattcattcattcatcttgttTCTATGTAAATAACATTGGAACCAGCACAGAAGCACTAATTCTAATTGAATAACTAATTGAATGAGGCAGATTTTATCTCCTGTTTTTTTCTAAAGATAAGATTGAACTTTTTAGATatgaacattaatattaaccCTTTCATGCACAGACTTCTGTACTGAGCTCTAATTTATATTTGGATCAATTACTGATCTTACcctcgatgggttggcactccgtccagggtgtatcctgccttgatgcccgatgatgcctgagataggcacaggctccccgtgacccgaggtagttcgcataagcggtagaaaatgagtgagtgagtgagtgagtgagtgagtgagtgagtgagtgagtgagtgagagttacTGATCTTTCATTTCTGTTATTAAGCTGTGATTAGAATTTGAGCCTCAAAAGAAGTTGAAAAAATGATGTGACCTAACtttcaaaaaacacattaaagtgACACTATTAAAGAGCATTTCCctcatatttcattaaaaaagctAATAACAAATCAGCTCCTAGCCTTAATAAAGAGTCTAATTTAACCACTATTAAACACATACTATAACAGTTAGTGCTTTCTTACACACCTTACACAAGACAATCATACAAACACAACTCGCCGTGTGTTTGTCCTGACAACTCCTAGTCAAGCTTAAACGTGTCCCTTGAAATAAAGTGTTACCTTTCTTTCCATCCATGGTAGAAATCTTTTACCTGGAATACTGACACGTGAGGATGCGTATTGAGCCACCAGGACTGACGTGAAGATGATCAGCACCTGTAGTTTCATATTGTCTGGATGATGGAGCTGATTCGTGCGCAGGATCTCGCTTCTGCTGAGAAGAACGAGCTCATGTGAGAGCTTCCCTCAATATATAAGCAAGAGGTGATagctttatcacacacacacacacacacagagagagagagagagagagagagagagagagagagagagagagagagagagagagagagagagagagagagagagagaaacagagagagagagagagagagagagagagagagagagagagagagagagagaaacagagagagaaacagagagagagagagagagagacagagagagataaacagagagagagagagagagagagagagagagagagagagagagagagagagaaacagagagagagagagagagagagagagagagagagagagaaagagtgtgagagagagagaaacagagagagagagagagagagagagagagagagagagacagacagacagagagagagagagaaacagtgagagagagagagaaagagagagagagagagagaaacagagagagagagcgagagagagagagagagagagagagagagagaaacagtgagagagagagagagagagaaacagtgagagagagagagagagagagagagagagagagagagagagagagagagagagagagaaacagtgagagagagagagagagagagagagagagagagtctcttCTCTTTATACCATTTGCTCTCTTCTTGGAAATGTTATTCTTCTTTATTTCCCCACAGTCCTGTCAGAAAGCAGGTGATTATTTAAATTGCTCTGATTTCTCGCCACCGTTgggaaaacattacaaacacaaaatacacaataatgaataaatggaaaGCTTTTTAGGcgccacctctctctctctctctctctctctctctctctctctctctctctctctctctctctctctcgctctctctctctctctgtctctctctctctctctctctcgctctctctctctctgtctctctctctctctctctctctctgtctctctctctctctctctgtctctgcctctctctctctctctctctctctctctctctctctctctctctctctctctcgctctgtctctctctctctgtctctcgctctgtctctctctctctctgtctctctctctctgtctctgtctgtctctctctctctctctctctctcactctctctctctctctctctcacacacacacacacacacacacacacagacacacacacacacacacacacacacagggcttttCTGAGAAATTTACTGAAACAGGTACAAAATGGTGCTATTACACCGTACTGCAGTTTGCATCCATTTTTAAATACCTAGCAACTTTTCCGATATAAATATGTGTTCTAAAAGGTTttgcacacatgaacatcactaaagtgtttgttttaaaaatgagaaTAATCTCCTGTTATGTCTGGGGGATCCGGTGTCTGTACATGATCTCAGACCAATCCAACATTGATGCAGAATAAATCTAGGACAAATAATAGGGCATTTATACATAACATCACAGGGATGGCAGAGGCAGTCATCTTTTCAATACAGTCGCGTGACGTCATCACCAGTCGCATTCAGCCAAATTCCTCCTGCATTCACGCACGTGGGTGATGAGTACAGCTCTGTGTCATTACATGTGTGTCTTCAcgggtaggagtttaaaagaagaatcctgtgcttttGATTTtacaaattcaattaaatttcaaCAAAAACTGGGGTTTTTGGTTATTAATAAACTGAccatgggggtcacggtggcttagtggttatcacgtttgcctcacacctccagggttgggggttcgattcccgcctccaccttgtgtgtgtggagtttgcatgttctccccgtgcctcgggggtttcctccgggtactctggtttcctcccccggtccaaagacatgcatggtaggttgattggcatctctggaaaattgtccatagtgtgtgattgcgtgagtgaatgagagtgtgtgtgtgccctgtgatgggttggcactccgtccagggtgtatcctgccttgatgcccgatgacgcctgagataggcacaggctccccgtgacccgaggtagttcggataagcggtagaaaatgagtgagtgaatgactcactgttgtgtgtaaacAATCAAAAAAGTTAGTAGTGAACAtcaaaaaatcactaaaaagcAAAGAAGTGGGTTTTATTAATCTTAggtggaaacaaaaaaaaaagcagacgaTGAAAGACAGACCAGAAATTAATAAACACccattaaatgtgttaaaaaggTTTATCCAATGTATCCAACCTTTGTCTTAAagcaatatttaatatatatatatatatatatatatatatatatatatatatatatatatatatatattgaaattctttaaattaattacactaaaaagtatttaagtaatttgtaaaatgtaaatgtatgtagttgtttatgtgtttgattatttgttttttttctttgtttgtttacactTATTGGGTTCCTTggttcctcaaaaaaaaaaaaaagattatactgaaataaatattgtatgatGTTAAAAAGCGGCGAGTAAAAAGCGGCGTTGTCAGTGTGCCATGTCACCTCTCACCGTGATGTCGGTGACCTGGAGCCCAAAGTGCATCAGTGTTTGTTTAAGAGCGTTAAAAGAGAAACGCACTTTAGTCCAAACTCCTCTGTGACTCTAAGGGATTAAGAGCGGTGACCAAATCTCAGCTCTGTGAGCAGCTTCACTGTCTTCCTGACGGATTTTCATCTGAAACATTGTCTGATTTTTTCCCATCATGCCTCTGACCAGGTCACTGTCCATGAGCTCACTGAGTGGCCTTCCTCTGTGGGAAGAAGAGGAGTTACCTGTGGAGGATCTGCTGCTGTTTGAGATAGCATGGGAAATCACCAACAAAGGTGAGAGTCAGTGGGACACTCACAATCCAGACTTTCAATCCGTTTCATCATTCAATCTGAGAAGGTGTTCAGGTGTTATAAGGTGTTATAGATGCAGAAGTCTTCGTTTCGTTTACAAATCCATTAGATTCAATGATAATGTCAACCTCTAGAATGTTCCGATGATTCACtccttttttcttaattaattaaatattttcagttCATAATTTgggttgtattgtattgtacttTAGTGACAATGATATTTGATAAGACACATCAATAATGGAATGAAAACGGAACGAGAGAACatgcttttcttcttcctaTGATCTTCAGAAAATTTGAATGCCTGTTGATCACATGACTAGTAACTAGAGATGTAAGTGGAGATGTTTTTAGAgcattttaatgattatatttaaaGGTAAATTGTAGCTAAGGAGCACAGGAACAGCCCAAAGCTGTAGACTttgaaggttttatttttaagtgattTATCTGAACTAAAAGTTGTTATGAAGGAAACTTCAGCTGAGTTTAAagtattttatctttatcttaCATACAGATTTGTAAATGGAATATCAGTGGAAAACAAACATCACTCCAATCGTCAaccttttgtacttttttatatttagattattATGTTCTCATAATACTAAATTCACTCAAAGAGCATAGAACTAATATCATTATTAGTAAAAgtgcaatacaatacaataagaTGCCCTTACTATAGAATAAATGTGATAAAGTGTCCTGTAGGGTCCTCCAGTAATAGATAATTTCATGTCATGCCCTCAATTTTGCCCCTACAGAATATTGCCCCTATAGAATGTGATATTGTGCCCTTTAGGGTACCCCTACATTATATAATGTGATATCTTGCCCTCTAGGCTGCCTCTACAGTTTATAatgtgatatttacatttagcagacctccttatccagagtgacttacattttatctcaatttatacaattgagcaatttagggttaagggccttgctcaggggcccagcagtgtcaaCTTGATGGGCCTGGGATTCGAattcatgaccttccgatcagtagttcaacaccttaaccactgagctaccacatccctgatATCATGCCCTCTAGGGTGCCCCTACAGTATATAAGGTGATATAGTGCCCTCTAGGGTGCCTCTGCAGTTTATAATGTGATACCGTGCCCTCTAGGGTGCCTCTACAGTATATAAGGTAATATGGTGCCCTCTAGGGTACCCCTACATTATATAATGTGATATCATGCCCTCTAGGGTGTCTCCAGTTTATAatgtgatatttacatttagcagacctccttatccagagtgacttacattttatctcaatttatacaattgagcaattgaggttaagggccttgctcaggggcccagcagtgtcagcttgaTGGGCCTGTGATTCGAattcatgaccttccgatcagtagttcaacaccttaaccactgagatacCACATCCCTGATATCATGCCCTCTAGGGTGCCCCTACAGTATATAAGGTGATATAGTGCCCTCTAGGGTGCCTCTACAGTTTATAATGTGATATCATGCCCTCTAGGGTGCCCCTATATTATACAAGGTGATATAGTGCCCTCTAGGGTGCCTCTACAGTTTATAATGTGATATCATGTCCTCTAGGGTGCCCCAAcagtatataatgttatatagtgCCCTCTAGGGTGCCTCTACAGTATATAAGGTGATATAGTGGCCTCTAGGGTGTCTCTATAGTTTATAATGTAATACTGTGCCCTCTAGGGTGTCTTCTAGGGTGcccctacagtatataatgtgaTATAGTGCCCTCTAGAGTGCCCCTTATAGTAGATTATGTAATATAGTGCCCTCTAGGGTGCCCCAATAGTACATAATGTGATATTGTGCCCACTATGGTGCCCCTTATAGCATATAATGTAATATCATGCCCTCTAGTGTGCCCTGTAGGGTTCCACCACAATATATAATGTGATAGTGCCCTCTAGGGTGCTCCTACAAAATAATGTGATTATAGTGCCCTAGATAAAATTTGATATTCTTCCTTTAAGGGTGCCTGTGCAGTTTATTATGTGATATAGTGCCCTCTAGGGTGtccctacagtatataatgtgaTATAGTGCCCTCTTGGGTGcccctacagtatataatgtgggatgtaggatgtggtagctcagtggttagggttttgactactgatcggaaggtcattggttcgaataccaggtccaccaagttgccactgcagggcagtccaaggcccttaaccctcaaatgtataaactgaaaaaaatgtaagtcactctggataagtgtctgctaaatgctgtaaatgtgatgcgataaagtgccc
Encoded proteins:
- the kiss2 gene encoding kisspeptin 2, coding for MKLQVLIIFTSVLVAQYASSRVSIPEFPGLGETDQRDMDERSTSEDDRICFLLKEKDSESHISCKHRLTRSKFNYNPFGLRFGKRDGRLKSHRMRKILPLLLFVRELEEGS
- the ldhba gene encoding L-lactate dehydrogenase B-A chain gives rise to the protein MASVLEKLITSLSSGPAEPPTNKVTVVGVGQVGMACAVSILLKDLCDELALVDVLEDKLKGEMMDLQHGSLFLKTHKIIADKDYSVTANSRIVVVTAGVRQQEGESRLNLVQRNVNIFKHIIPQIVKHSPNCILIVVSNPVDIMTYVTWKLSGLPKHRVIGSGTNLDTARFRFIMAEKLGIHASSFNGYVLGEHGDSSVPVWSGANVAGVNLQKLNPAIGTDADSENWKEAHKMVVDSAYEVIKLKGYTNWAIGMSVADLTESLVKNLSRVHPVSTMVKGMYGIGDEVYLSLPCVLNSSGVTSVINMTLSDGEVGQLRKSADTLWNIQKDLKDL